The following proteins are encoded in a genomic region of Methylococcales bacterium:
- a CDS encoding adenylosuccinate synthase, with protein MIMGKNVVIIGTQWGDEGKGKLVDLLTDQAKAVIRFQGGHNAGHTLVIEGEKTVLHLIPSGILRSHVECLIGNGVVLSLEALTEEIELLESAGIKVRDRLKISESCALILPVHIAIDQAREIARGKKAIGTTGRGIGPAYEDKVARRGLRAGDLLNPTVFAEKLKELVDYHNYMLINYYKVDAIDYEQSLESALTLAKIVKPMLIDVGEKINAYQKNDENILFEGAQGALLDIDHGTYPYVTSSNTTAGGAATGAGIGPLDLDYVLGITKAYSTRVGNGPFPTELDDEYGEHLGTKGHEFGATTGRKRRTGWFDAVSMRKSAQLNSLSGICLTKLDVLDGLDKIGICTAYEINGKKTDIAPLGAEQYAACIPIIEEMPGWDGATAGVTDYEKLPENAKAYINRIETLIGVKIAIISTGAERNETIILELPFS; from the coding sequence ATAATTATGGGAAAAAATGTTGTTATCATCGGCACACAGTGGGGCGATGAAGGTAAAGGAAAATTAGTTGATTTATTAACTGATCAGGCAAAAGCGGTTATTCGTTTTCAAGGGGGGCATAATGCAGGGCATACGCTCGTTATTGAGGGTGAAAAAACAGTACTTCATCTTATTCCTTCAGGTATTTTAAGAAGTCATGTTGAATGCTTAATTGGCAATGGAGTCGTCTTATCCTTGGAGGCCCTCACAGAAGAAATTGAATTATTAGAAAGTGCGGGAATTAAAGTTAGAGATCGATTAAAAATTAGTGAGTCGTGTGCATTAATTTTGCCCGTTCATATTGCAATTGATCAAGCTCGTGAAATTGCACGTGGAAAAAAAGCCATTGGGACCACAGGACGAGGAATTGGCCCCGCTTATGAAGACAAAGTTGCAAGACGCGGCTTAAGAGCGGGTGATTTGCTAAACCCAACGGTGTTTGCTGAAAAATTAAAAGAATTAGTCGATTATCATAATTATATGTTAATTAACTATTATAAGGTTGATGCCATTGATTACGAACAGTCATTAGAATCGGCCTTAACTTTAGCAAAAATTGTTAAACCCATGCTGATTGATGTCGGTGAGAAAATTAATGCTTACCAGAAAAATGATGAAAATATTTTATTTGAAGGTGCGCAAGGGGCTTTGCTTGATATAGATCATGGTACTTATCCTTATGTCACCTCATCAAACACGACTGCGGGAGGCGCAGCAACTGGAGCAGGCATAGGTCCTTTAGATTTAGATTACGTTCTTGGAATAACGAAAGCGTATTCAACTCGAGTTGGTAATGGCCCGTTTCCAACGGAATTAGATGATGAATACGGAGAGCATTTAGGAACAAAAGGCCATGAGTTTGGGGCAACGACAGGACGCAAACGACGTACCGGTTGGTTCGATGCCGTTTCAATGCGAAAATCAGCACAATTAAATAGTTTAAGTGGTATTTGTTTAACTAAATTAGATGTGCTGGACGGTTTAGATAAAATTGGAATTTGCACCGCCTATGAAATTAATGGAAAGAAAACCGATATCGCTCCTTTAGGCGCAGAACAATATGCCGCTTGCATACCCATTATTGAAGAAATGCCAGGCTGGGATGGAGCGACGGCAGGAGTTACAGACTATGAAAAGCTTCCTGAAAATGCAAAAGCTTACATTAATCGAATTGAAACCTTAATTGGTGTTAAGATCGCCATAATATCAACAGGGGCTGAACGTAATGAAACCATTATTTTAGAGCTGCCGTTTTCATAA
- the hfq gene encoding RNA chaperone Hfq — protein sequence MSKVQNLQDTFLNTLRKEHIPVSIFLVNGIKLQGKIDSFDQYVIMLKNTISQMVYKHAISTIVPGKPIKIGRDNEAADENE from the coding sequence ATGTCAAAAGTTCAAAATTTACAGGATACTTTTTTAAATACGCTCAGAAAAGAGCATATTCCCGTGTCTATTTTTTTAGTCAATGGCATTAAATTACAAGGTAAAATTGATTCTTTTGATCAATACGTCATCATGTTAAAAAATACCATTAGTCAAATGGTTTATAAACATGCTATCTCAACGATCGTACCTGGAAAACCTATTAAAATAGGACGTGATAACGAAGCTGCGGATGAAAACGAGTAA
- the miaA gene encoding tRNA (adenosine(37)-N6)-dimethylallyltransferase MiaA → MGPTASGKSALAIQLAHHLKTEIISVDSALVFKGMDIGTAKPTCKEREGITHHLIDIIDPSEHFSTGQFRKQALELMAEITARGKIPLLVGGTMLYFKALTQGMAELPTANPEIRKQLDHELAVLGKQALHQRLIAVDPESAARIHPNDPQRIQRALEVHQISGKPLSLFFKESQSNAFPYHPLKIKVAPDNRPLLHQVIAQRFHSMLEQGLIAEVEKLYQRPDLNETLPAIRAVGYRQVWAYLKGDDDRALMTEKAIIATRQLAKRQFTWLRKEVDAKSFVSADPYLFENVSNEINLFLSNMK, encoded by the coding sequence ATGGGACCGACTGCTTCGGGGAAAAGTGCCTTAGCGATACAACTTGCCCATCATTTAAAGACTGAAATTATTAGTGTTGATTCGGCCTTGGTTTTTAAAGGGATGGATATTGGGACTGCAAAGCCTACATGCAAAGAACGTGAAGGCATTACGCATCATCTAATTGATATTATTGATCCGAGTGAACATTTTTCAACAGGCCAGTTTAGAAAACAAGCCTTAGAGCTAATGGCAGAGATCACAGCTCGTGGGAAAATACCCCTTTTAGTGGGGGGAACGATGTTATATTTTAAAGCGTTAACGCAAGGGATGGCCGAATTACCTACTGCGAATCCTGAGATTAGAAAACAACTCGATCATGAGCTGGCTGTTTTAGGAAAACAGGCTTTACATCAGCGATTGATAGCGGTTGATCCTGAATCTGCGGCACGTATTCATCCTAATGATCCACAGCGTATACAACGTGCTTTAGAAGTTCATCAGATCAGTGGCAAACCGTTGAGTCTTTTTTTTAAAGAATCACAGTCTAATGCGTTTCCTTATCACCCTTTAAAAATAAAAGTGGCTCCAGATAATCGCCCCTTATTGCATCAGGTGATTGCACAGCGGTTTCACAGCATGTTAGAACAAGGATTGATTGCGGAGGTTGAAAAATTGTATCAACGGCCTGATTTAAATGAAACATTGCCTGCTATTCGTGCCGTAGGTTATCGGCAAGTTTGGGCGTACTTAAAAGGCGATGATGATCGTGCATTAATGACCGAAAAAGCAATTATTGCGACACGACAACTCGCAAAGCGGCAGTTTACATGGCTAAGAAAAGAAGTGGATGCTAAATCCTTTGTTTCGGCTGATCCGTATTTATTTGAGAACGTTTCAAATGAAATTAACCTTTTTTTAAGTAATATGAAATAA
- the dnaK gene encoding molecular chaperone DnaK — MGKMIGIDLGTTNSCVAVLENGTARVIENSEGARTTPSIIAFTADDEVLVGQSAKRQAVTNPENTLFAIKRLIGRRFKEKVVQKDIKMVPYNIIEAENGDAWVECHGNKMAAPEISSRVLMKLKKDAEAFLGESVTEAVITVPAYFNDSQRQATKDAGRIAGLDVKRIINEPTAAALAYGMDKPKGDTTIAVYDLGGGTFDVSIIEIAEIEGEHQFEVLATNGDTFLGGEDFDLRIIDFLADEFKKEQGIDLHNDPLALQRLKEAAEKAKIELSSTEQTDINLPYVTADASGPKHLNVKLTRAKLESLVGDLIERTKNPCQMALKDAGLSASEINEVILVGGQTRMPKVQALVESFFGKEPRKDVNADEAVALGAAIQAGVLGGDVTDVLLLDVTPLSLGIETMGGVMTKLIEKNTTIPTNASQTFSTAEDNQTAVTVHVLQGEREVATGNKSLGRFDLQDIPPARRGTPQIEVAFDIDANGILNVSAKDKATGKEQSIIIKASSGLSDEEVDRMVKDAEAHADEDRKITELVTARNSAEGMINATEKSVEELGDKVDADEKASIDSAVDALKEAIKGDDKDDIEAKTTALTELSGKLAEKVYAEQAAAGGEAPTGGEEASTAPDDDALDAEFEEVKKD; from the coding sequence ATGGGTAAAATGATCGGTATTGACTTAGGAACGACTAACTCCTGTGTTGCCGTCTTGGAAAACGGAACGGCGCGTGTCATTGAAAATAGTGAAGGCGCAAGAACGACTCCCTCTATTATTGCTTTTACTGCAGATGATGAAGTGTTAGTAGGGCAGTCGGCTAAACGTCAAGCTGTCACAAATCCTGAAAATACATTATTTGCGATTAAACGTTTAATTGGTCGTCGATTTAAAGAAAAAGTCGTCCAAAAAGACATTAAAATGGTGCCTTACAACATCATTGAAGCTGAAAATGGGGATGCTTGGGTTGAATGTCATGGTAATAAAATGGCAGCACCCGAGATTTCTTCACGGGTCTTGATGAAATTAAAAAAAGATGCTGAAGCCTTTTTAGGTGAAAGTGTTACCGAAGCGGTTATTACGGTTCCTGCGTATTTTAACGATTCGCAACGTCAAGCAACGAAAGATGCAGGGCGGATTGCAGGCTTAGACGTTAAACGTATTATTAATGAGCCAACAGCAGCGGCATTAGCCTATGGAATGGATAAGCCTAAAGGCGATACAACCATTGCTGTTTATGATTTGGGTGGCGGCACGTTTGATGTTTCCATTATTGAAATCGCTGAAATTGAAGGGGAACATCAATTTGAAGTATTAGCCACGAATGGGGATACCTTTTTAGGCGGCGAAGATTTTGATTTGCGTATCATTGACTTTTTAGCGGACGAGTTTAAAAAAGAGCAAGGGATTGATTTACATAATGATCCTCTAGCCTTACAGCGTTTAAAAGAAGCGGCTGAAAAAGCAAAAATTGAATTATCCTCTACGGAACAAACCGATATTAATTTACCGTATGTGACGGCGGATGCTTCAGGTCCTAAACATTTAAACGTTAAATTAACACGGGCTAAATTAGAATCCTTAGTGGGTGATTTGATTGAGCGAACTAAAAATCCGTGTCAAATGGCCTTAAAGGATGCGGGTTTGTCCGCTTCTGAGATTAATGAAGTTATTTTAGTCGGCGGTCAAACACGGATGCCTAAAGTTCAGGCGTTAGTTGAAAGTTTCTTTGGTAAAGAACCGCGTAAAGATGTGAATGCTGATGAAGCGGTTGCTTTAGGGGCTGCGATTCAAGCGGGTGTTTTAGGGGGCGATGTTACGGATGTCTTGTTATTAGACGTTACTCCCTTATCTCTAGGTATTGAGACAATGGGCGGAGTGATGACTAAGTTAATCGAAAAAAATACGACTATTCCTACGAATGCGTCACAAACTTTTTCAACAGCAGAAGATAACCAAACTGCGGTAACGGTTCATGTCTTACAAGGTGAGCGTGAAGTGGCAACGGGTAATAAATCGCTGGGTCGTTTTGATTTGCAAGATATTCCACCTGCACGTCGAGGAACGCCTCAAATTGAAGTCGCCTTTGATATTGATGCGAATGGTATTTTAAATGTCTCTGCGAAAGATAAAGCCACAGGCAAAGAGCAATCTATCATTATTAAAGCCTCGAGTGGGTTATCGGATGAAGAAGTGGATCGTATGGTTAAAGATGCGGAGGCTCATGCTGATGAAGATCGTAAAATTACGGAATTAGTCACTGCGCGTAATAGTGCGGAAGGGATGATTAATGCCACTGAAAAATCTGTTGAAGAATTAGGCGACAAAGTGGATGCAGATGAAAAAGCCTCCATTGATTCGGCGGTTGACGCATTGAAAGAAGCCATTAAAGGCGATGACAAGGATGACATTGAAGCTAAAACAACGGCGTTAACTGAATTGTCTGGTAAATTAGCTGAAAAAGTCTATGCAGAACAAGCAGCCGCTGGTGGTGAAGCTCCTACTGGAGGTGAAGAGGCTTCAACTGCACCCGATGATGATGCTTTAGATGCTGAGTTTGAAGAAGTTAAGAAAGACTAA
- the hflC gene encoding protease modulator HflC, producing MTANKIVAILSTLFFIGTGSVFTVSETEKVIKFKLGEIIKYDYTPGLYFKMPFINNVKKFDSRIQTMDSKPERFLTAEKKNVIVDSFVKWRIGDVKKFYTVVSGNIYQANLRLDQIIKDAYRAEFSKRNIKQLVSTDRSAIREILIKSSSKIAANLGMEIVDVQVKRIDLPNEVSSSVYRRMEAERERVAREFRSQGAEAAERIRANADRQHTVTLANAFRDAEKLRGEGDGKSAEIYANSYSEDIEFFSFYRSLNAYKKTFSNAGDMIVMEPDSDFFKYFKKQK from the coding sequence ATGACCGCTAATAAAATTGTAGCCATACTTTCTACCTTATTTTTTATCGGTACAGGGAGTGTTTTTACGGTATCGGAAACAGAAAAAGTTATTAAATTTAAGTTAGGGGAAATTATTAAATATGATTATACCCCTGGGCTTTATTTTAAAATGCCCTTTATCAATAATGTTAAAAAATTTGATAGTCGAATTCAAACTATGGATTCAAAGCCTGAGCGTTTTTTAACGGCAGAAAAGAAAAACGTCATTGTTGACTCGTTTGTAAAATGGCGTATTGGTGATGTTAAAAAATTCTACACCGTTGTTTCGGGAAATATTTATCAAGCTAATTTACGGTTAGATCAAATTATTAAAGATGCTTATCGTGCTGAGTTTAGTAAACGAAATATCAAACAATTAGTTTCGACTGACCGAAGTGCTATTCGTGAGATCTTAATTAAAAGTTCAAGTAAGATTGCAGCCAACTTAGGCATGGAAATTGTCGATGTACAAGTCAAACGTATTGATTTGCCCAATGAAGTCAGTAGTTCTGTTTACAGACGTATGGAAGCCGAACGTGAACGAGTTGCTCGTGAATTTCGCTCTCAAGGAGCCGAGGCTGCTGAACGTATTCGCGCTAATGCCGATCGTCAACACACCGTTACCTTAGCGAATGCCTTTCGTGATGCTGAAAAATTACGGGGTGAAGGGGATGGAAAATCTGCCGAAATTTATGCAAATTCGTATAGTGAAGACATTGAATTTTTTAGTTTTTATCGTAGCTTAAATGCGTATAAAAAGACCTTTTCAAATGCAGGTGATATGATAGTCATGGAACCTGATTCAGATTTCTTCAAGTATTTTAAGAAACAAAAATAA
- a CDS encoding ATP phosphoribosyltransferase regulatory subunit yields the protein MLQKDPWLLPDGIDEVLPDDAAHLERLRRQLLDVFNSWGYQLVIPPLVDYLASLLTGTGHELDLQTFKFTDSLSGEMLGVRADMTPQVARIDAHNLRHESPTRLCYVGTVLHTVSDKLEQSRSPMQIGAEIYGHQGRESDLEVIQLMVEMLTSIGLEDIHLDLGHVGIYRALSKQAGLNSQQEGALFDILQRKATTELIDVLKTYTIDNEYKKLFLKLPKLNGNRDVLTDAAAIFSDSSAEIKQALADLQKLADQLHIIFPSLSVNVDLAELRGYHYHTGIIFAALTPNIGREIARGGRYDNIGGVFGRARPATGFSADLKFLASLAKENRRTKEIIFAPYVINDPQLTERVKNLRVDGCVVIQQLPEQSGGAKELKCTAILTKENKNWLIKPFV from the coding sequence ATGTTACAAAAAGATCCTTGGTTACTCCCTGATGGTATTGATGAAGTTTTACCTGATGATGCCGCACATTTAGAACGCTTGCGTCGACAATTATTGGATGTTTTTAATAGCTGGGGTTATCAATTAGTTATTCCGCCTTTAGTGGATTACCTTGCGTCATTATTAACGGGAACAGGGCATGAACTTGATTTGCAAACGTTTAAATTTACAGATTCATTAAGTGGTGAAATGCTGGGCGTTCGGGCCGACATGACCCCGCAAGTTGCACGAATTGATGCGCATAACCTAAGGCATGAATCACCCACAAGACTGTGTTATGTTGGAACCGTTCTGCATACCGTTAGCGATAAATTGGAACAAAGCCGTAGTCCTATGCAAATAGGGGCAGAAATTTATGGACATCAAGGTCGAGAAAGTGATTTAGAAGTGATTCAATTAATGGTCGAAATGCTCACGAGTATCGGCTTAGAAGATATACACCTTGATTTAGGCCATGTGGGTATTTATCGCGCTTTATCAAAACAAGCGGGTTTAAACTCACAACAAGAGGGTGCGTTATTTGATATTTTACAGCGTAAAGCCACAACCGAATTAATCGACGTATTAAAAACATATACGATTGATAATGAGTATAAAAAATTATTTTTAAAGCTCCCTAAACTAAATGGAAATAGGGATGTTTTAACCGATGCGGCGGCTATTTTTTCAGATTCTTCGGCTGAAATAAAACAGGCTTTAGCGGATTTACAAAAACTAGCCGATCAATTACATATTATTTTCCCCTCCTTGTCGGTTAATGTTGATTTAGCTGAATTACGGGGCTATCACTATCACACAGGGATTATTTTTGCGGCATTAACGCCTAATATTGGTAGAGAAATAGCGCGAGGTGGACGCTATGATAATATCGGAGGGGTTTTTGGTCGAGCGCGTCCTGCAACAGGGTTTAGTGCGGATTTGAAATTTTTAGCCTCATTGGCTAAAGAAAATAGACGGACAAAAGAGATTATCTTTGCCCCTTATGTTATCAATGATCCACAATTAACGGAACGTGTGAAAAACCTAAGAGTGGATGGTTGCGTTGTTATTCAACAATTACCTGAACAATCAGGGGGTGCAAAAGAACTAAAGTGCACGGCAATCTTAACAAAAGAAAATAAAAACTGGCTGATAAAGCCTTTCGTTTAA
- the hflX gene encoding ribosome rescue GTPase HflX has protein sequence MFDRPDTGERAILVHLKLHADQEDLLELKELAKSAGTDPVYTLTGTRRSPDPRYFMGSGKLEELKADIERYEADIVLFNHALSPSQERNLEQALEVRVVDRNGLILDIFAQRAKTFEGKLQVELAQLRHLSTRLVRGWTHLERQKGGIGMRGPGETQLETDRRLLSARIKLIQQRLKKVEKQRHQGRSQRKKAEVPAVSLVGYTNAGKSTLFNKLTGANIYTANQLFATLDPTLRLCEIEKGSSIILADTVGFIRHLPHELVSAFRSTLQEASEAELLLHVIDANAEDRDETIFQVNQVLNEIDAGKIKQLQVFNKIDLLEDISPHIDYDDKGQPIRVWLSAQTGDGIALLYQALTELFISSKIKINCYLRPTQGAIRAKLFDFAKIIKEDIDEKGSWTITIVIDKKYLGLLKTIEFEEII, from the coding sequence TTGTTTGATCGCCCCGATACGGGTGAGCGAGCTATTCTCGTCCACCTTAAGCTACATGCAGACCAAGAAGACTTGCTGGAATTAAAAGAACTGGCAAAGTCCGCAGGGACTGATCCTGTTTATACACTAACAGGAACACGCCGCTCACCTGATCCCCGTTATTTTATGGGTTCGGGAAAATTAGAGGAACTCAAGGCTGATATAGAAAGGTATGAAGCGGATATTGTTTTGTTTAATCACGCCTTATCACCGAGTCAAGAAAGAAACCTTGAGCAAGCCCTAGAAGTTCGCGTTGTTGATAGAAACGGCTTAATTTTAGACATCTTTGCTCAAAGAGCGAAAACCTTTGAAGGAAAGCTTCAGGTCGAATTAGCGCAACTTCGACATTTATCAACACGATTAGTCCGTGGTTGGACTCACTTAGAACGTCAAAAAGGCGGCATTGGTATGCGAGGGCCAGGTGAAACGCAGCTAGAAACAGATAGACGTTTACTGAGTGCGCGCATTAAGCTCATTCAACAGCGACTAAAAAAAGTTGAAAAACAACGGCATCAAGGGCGAAGTCAGCGTAAAAAAGCGGAAGTCCCCGCCGTTTCATTAGTTGGCTATACCAATGCAGGTAAATCAACCTTGTTCAATAAATTGACAGGCGCAAATATATATACCGCCAATCAACTGTTTGCAACCTTAGATCCCACGTTACGATTATGTGAAATCGAAAAGGGTTCATCGATTATTTTAGCCGATACGGTGGGTTTTATACGCCACTTACCGCATGAATTGGTTTCAGCTTTTCGATCAACGCTACAAGAAGCCAGTGAAGCTGAACTTTTATTGCATGTTATTGATGCGAATGCGGAAGATAGAGATGAAACTATTTTTCAGGTTAATCAAGTTTTAAATGAAATAGACGCTGGGAAAATTAAACAGTTGCAAGTCTTTAATAAAATTGATTTATTAGAAGATATTAGTCCGCATATTGATTATGATGATAAGGGTCAACCTATTAGAGTCTGGCTTTCAGCGCAGACAGGTGATGGCATTGCTTTACTTTACCAAGCTTTAACTGAATTATTTATCTCAAGTAAGATAAAAATCAACTGCTATTTACGCCCAACTCAAGGGGCTATTCGTGCAAAGTTATTTGATTTTGCTAAAATTATTAAAGAAGATATTGATGAAAAGGGTAGTTGGACTATAACCATTGTAATAGATAAAAAATATTTGGGATTATTAAAAACTATCGAATTTGAAGAAATAATATAA
- the hflK gene encoding FtsH protease activity modulator HflK — translation MSWNEPGGDDKDPWSGRKDQQGPPDLDEAIRSLQKKIGGIFGNGGDNGDNNNESSNLSIGLGVLAAGALVLWGLSGFYIVDEGNHGVETRFGEYIEPPTQAGLNWHFPYPIEQVELVNVKQQRYIEVGYRSAGGQGVGSVPKEALMLTKDENIIDVRLAVQYQVKDAKEFLFNLASPQATLKQVTEGAERGIIGSSSMDYVLTEGRGDVVAKIKTEIQTVMDAYKAGIQITSVNLQDAQPPEQVQGAFEDAIKAREDQQRLINEAEAYANDVIPKARGAAARKMQEAEAYKEQVIAKSIGEVSRFSKLLIEYRKAPEVTRQRLYLESMESVLSTTKTVMVDVKGSNNLLYLPLDKLANSTTDTTTNARPTQGVKTPMHKTSQPVPRSSSRTRTERGR, via the coding sequence ATGTCCTGGAATGAACCCGGTGGTGATGATAAAGATCCTTGGAGTGGTCGTAAAGATCAACAAGGTCCACCTGATTTGGATGAAGCAATTCGTTCATTACAAAAAAAAATAGGCGGTATTTTTGGTAATGGGGGTGATAATGGCGATAATAATAATGAATCTTCAAATCTCTCTATAGGACTCGGTGTTCTTGCCGCAGGTGCCTTGGTTCTTTGGGGGCTTAGTGGGTTTTATATTGTTGATGAAGGAAATCATGGTGTTGAAACGCGTTTTGGAGAATACATTGAGCCGCCGACACAAGCGGGCTTAAATTGGCATTTTCCTTACCCAATTGAACAAGTTGAGTTAGTTAATGTAAAACAACAACGCTATATTGAAGTGGGTTATCGTTCTGCAGGTGGGCAGGGTGTGGGTTCTGTACCGAAAGAAGCCTTAATGCTGACCAAAGATGAAAACATTATTGATGTTCGTCTTGCGGTTCAATATCAAGTTAAAGATGCTAAAGAATTCTTATTTAATTTGGCCAGTCCTCAAGCAACCTTAAAGCAAGTGACCGAAGGGGCCGAACGTGGAATCATTGGTAGTAGCAGTATGGACTATGTTTTAACGGAAGGTCGTGGTGATGTGGTCGCTAAAATTAAAACAGAAATTCAAACGGTCATGGATGCCTACAAAGCAGGTATTCAAATTACCAGTGTTAATTTACAAGATGCCCAACCACCTGAACAGGTACAAGGTGCATTTGAAGATGCGATTAAAGCTCGAGAAGATCAGCAACGTTTAATTAATGAAGCGGAAGCGTATGCGAATGATGTTATTCCAAAAGCAAGAGGCGCGGCTGCTAGAAAAATGCAAGAAGCCGAAGCGTATAAAGAACAGGTCATTGCAAAATCAATCGGGGAAGTGAGTCGATTTTCAAAACTTCTGATTGAATATAGAAAAGCCCCAGAAGTGACTCGACAACGCTTATATTTAGAGTCAATGGAATCTGTGCTATCAACGACAAAAACAGTGATGGTTGATGTGAAAGGGAGTAATAATTTATTATACTTACCGCTTGATAAACTAGCGAATTCAACAACCGATACAACAACGAATGCACGACCTACTCAGGGTGTTAAAACGCCCATGCATAAAACAAGTCAACCTGTGCCAAGATCTTCATCACGCACGCGTACAGAAAGGGGACGATAA
- a CDS encoding type VI secretion lipoprotein TssJ, giving the protein MANALLLALVLMITACVQKVEPPQSVKLVIVEPWHWDDQQQHWVDKGTVFDAEAKNLAQMSWEHQKKAILLEIDSATLLNNFDKKPNALLMKVFQFSDSRAFLIATKSTSGLKRLLTAEQIDPACIETEHFIVLPGRKQTLILDRAEGARYLGVVFGYSNFKQSKISRLIPIVTLKKNKKIDRSPSSISQLDTLKITDDINNRPALLTLKLFLGTNGINNLDINIK; this is encoded by the coding sequence ATGGCTAATGCTTTATTACTAGCCTTAGTTTTAATGATAACAGCGTGTGTACAAAAGGTTGAGCCGCCTCAATCCGTAAAGCTGGTCATCGTTGAACCTTGGCATTGGGACGATCAACAGCAGCATTGGGTTGATAAAGGAACCGTATTTGATGCCGAAGCAAAAAACCTTGCCCAAATGTCTTGGGAGCATCAAAAAAAAGCAATTTTATTAGAAATAGATTCGGCAACATTACTAAATAATTTTGATAAAAAGCCCAATGCCTTATTAATGAAGGTCTTTCAATTTAGTGATTCACGCGCTTTTTTAATTGCTACAAAATCAACGAGTGGACTTAAACGTTTATTAACGGCAGAACAAATTGACCCTGCTTGTATTGAGACCGAACATTTTATTGTTTTACCTGGACGTAAACAGACGTTAATTTTAGATAGAGCTGAAGGGGCGCGTTATCTTGGCGTTGTTTTCGGTTACTCGAACTTCAAACAGTCTAAAATTTCACGTTTAATTCCCATTGTTACGTTGAAAAAAAATAAAAAGATAGATAGATCACCTTCTTCTATTTCTCAACTCGATACACTGAAAATAACGGATGACATTAATAATCGTCCTGCTTTATTAACATTGAAATTATTTTTAGGGACTAACGGAATTAATAATCTTGATATAAATATTAAATAA